In Haliotis asinina isolate JCU_RB_2024 chromosome 15, JCU_Hal_asi_v2, whole genome shotgun sequence, one DNA window encodes the following:
- the LOC137265892 gene encoding cell adhesion molecule 3-like: protein MVALLCVALVLAMASFGYGSAEPVLDDAPVTVTADAGRVATLPCPLMSKGRYRVVWKDPSSTWLTFDSKVLVEDSRLSIHQTQPSQWDLRIDWVRQSDQGTYTCVVNTHPMMTKTVSLVVAG, encoded by the exons ATGGTGGCACTCCTGTGTGTGGCGCTGGTCTTGGCCATGGCGAGCTTTGGATATG GATCTGCGGAGCCTGTCCTTGACGATGCACCGGTGACCGTGACAGCCGATGCGGGGAGGGTAGCTACATTGCCTTGCCCTCTGATGTCAAAAGGACGCTACCGG GTTGTGTGGAAGGACCCGTCGTCTACCTGGCTGACCTTCGACAGTAAAGTCCTCGTTGAAGACTCCCGTCTCAGTATACATCAGACTCAGCCCTCACAGTGGGATCTTCGTATAGACTGGGTCAGGCAGTCAGACCAGGGTACATACACGTGTGTTGTCAACACACACCCCATGATGACAAAAACAGTCAGTCTTGTTGTAGCAG GTTAG
- the LOC137265434 gene encoding ATP synthase subunit e, mitochondrial-like gives MATLGAPKSVSPLIRFGRYAALIAGVIYGSSRLNRLTAKEVVIQEQEDKLRAVREAKLKEEKIQAEKVEMAMLAKEAGITQS, from the exons ATGGCGACCTTAGGAGCTCCGAAAAGTGTCTCTCCATTGATTCGA TTTGGCAGATACGCTGCTTTGATAGCAGGTGTCATATATGGCAGCTCAAGACTCA ATCGGCTGACAGCCAAGGAGGTGGTGATCCAAGAACAGGAGGACAAGCTCAGGGCTGTCCGAGAAGCCAAACTCAAGGAGGAGAAAATCCAGGCTGAGAAAG TGGAAATGGCCATGTTAGCCAAGGAAGCAGGAATAACACAAAGCTAG